The Humulus lupulus chromosome 3, drHumLupu1.1, whole genome shotgun sequence genome window below encodes:
- the LOC133824105 gene encoding synaptotagmin-2-like, whose product MIFHSNSSTFDFSPPCKCGTTSSEFTTLPRSHTLSNSTSLFLFAKRRKHLLIASFSHRSFRRKSGFHFQTRAAVSTDAPKPNLSSELVNSTRRGAKRFVVKQLTDELGGVELSGEESSIQLGSNFTNFQEDPIVDKLRTQLGVIHPIPAPPFNRNVVGLFVFFFFVGVVFDKLWTSRRKKKLVGKESRLGAWPQVPTSFSLFLEKDLQRKESVEWVNMVLGKLWKVYRSGIENWIIGLLQPVIDDLKKPDYVERVEIRQFSLGDEPLSVRNVERRTSRRANDLQYQIGLRYTGGARMLLMLSLKFGILPIVVPVGVRDFDIDGELWVKLRLIPTEPFVGAVSWAFVALPKIKFELSPFRLFNLMDIPVLSMFLKKLLTEDLPRLFVRPKKIVLDFQKGKAVGPDANDSKSGETEGIKPGEQEGNKDFVGELSVTLVDARKLFVLYGKTDPYVTLSLGDQVIRSKKNSQTTVIGPPGEPIWNQDFHMFVTNPRKQKLFIQVKDSLGFADLTIGTGEVDLGSLKDTVPTDRIVVLQGGWGLFRKGSSGEILLRLTYKAYVEDEEDDRTESKTIDIDASDSDDDLSESDESNGSFVKGQIENAKEAEESFMDVLAALIVSEEFRGIVASETGITKLLDDTPSTGSTLPRSGIRDAESVSQIPTNSSEVSRGLALFWLAVATSVSILISINIGGSSLFNP is encoded by the exons ATGATTTTCCATTCAAATTCTTCCACCTTCGACTTTTCTCCGCCATGCAAATGTGGAACGACTTCGTCCGAATTCACCACGCTCCCAAGATCCCATACCCTTAGCAACTCCACCTCTCTTTTCTTATTCGCCAAGAGGAGAAAGCACCTCCTTATCGCCAGCTTTTCTCATCGGAGTTTCCGCCGGAAATCGGGGTTTCACTTTCAGACGCGTGCTGCGGTTTCTACTGATGCTCCCAAGCCTAATTTGAGTTCCGAGCTCGTCAATTCGACCAGAAGGGGTGCCAAAAGATTCGTGGTCAAGCAATTAACTGATGAATTGGGCGGTGTAGAGTTGTCCGGAGAGGAGTCTTCGATTCAACTGGGTTCGAATTTCACTAATTTCCAGGAAGACCCCATTGTTGATAAGCTCAGAACTCAACTGGGAGTCATACACCCTATTCCGGCGCCGCCTTTCAATCGAAACGTCGTCGGATTGTTCGTCTTCTTTTTCTTCGTCGGCGTCGTTTTCGACAAGCTGTGGActtcgaggaggaagaagaagttggTCGGCAAGGAGAGTCGGCTCGGTGCTTGGCCGCAAGTGCCTACCAGCTTCTCATTGTTCTTGGAGAAAGATTTGCAGAGGAAAGAGTCAGTGGAATGGGTGAACATGGTGCTTGGGAAGTTGTGGAAGGTTTACAGAAGTGGGATTGAGAATTGGATCATTGGGTTGCTTCAGCCAGTTATTGATGATCTGAAGAAGCCTGATTATGTCGAGAGGGTTGAGATTAGGCAATTCTCATTGGGAGATGAACCACTGTCTGTTAGGAATGTGGAGAGAAGGACCTCTCGCCGTGCCAATGATTTGCA GTATCAAATAGGCCTCCGTTATACTGGTGGTGCACGTATGCTGCTGATGCTCTCATTAAAATTTGGGATTCTACCGATTGTAGTCCCGGTTGGTGTTCGAGACTTTGACATTGATGGAGAGCTTTGGGTCAAATTGAGATTGATACCCACAGAGCCATTTGTAGGGGCTGTTTCGTGGGCTTTTGTTGCACTTCCAAAAATCAAATTTGAGTTGTCACCATTTCGTTTGTTCAATTTAATGG ATATTCCTGTTCTTTCAAT GTTTTTGAAAAAACTTCTCACTGAGGATTTGCCACGGCTATTTGTACGACCAAAGAAGATTGTTTTAGATTTCCAAAAAGGTAAAGCAGTTGGCCCAGATGCAAATGATTCAAAATCTGGAGAGACAGAAGGAATAAAGCCAGGAGAGCAAGAAGGAAATAAGGATTTTGTTGGAGAGCTATCAGTGACTCTTGTCGATGCCAGGAAGCTTTTTGTTCTTTATG GTAAAACTGACCCGTATGTTACTCTAAGCCTTGGGGATCAAGTAATCCGTAGTAAGAAAAACAGCCAAACTACCGTCATTGGGCCCCCTGGTGAGCCAATCTGGAACCAG GATTTTCATATGTTTGTTACAAACCCTAGAAAGCAAAAGTTATTCATACAAGTAAAGGATTCTCTTGGATTTGCAGATTTGACAATTGGCACAGGAGAG GTTGATCTTGGATCCCTTAAAGATACTGTACCAACAGACAGAATTGTGGTATTACAAGGTGGTTGGGGACTGTTTAGGAAGGGCTCTTCTGGAGAAATTCTACTTCGATTAACGTATAAAGCATATGTTGAGGATGAAGAGGATGACAGAACCGAGTCAAAAACCATTGATATAGATGCTTCAGATTCTGATGACGACTTGTCTGAGTCTGATGAGTCAAATGGATCTTTTGTAAAAGGTCAAATAGAGAATGCTAAAGAAGCTGAAGAGTCATTTATGGATGTTCTAGCTGCTTTAATTGTGAGTGAAGAGTTTAGAGGAATAGTTGCATCTGAAACTGGAATTACCAAATTATTGGATGACACGCCAAGTACAGGATCAACTTTACCTAGATCAGGCATACGTGATGCTGAGTCAGTTTCTCAAATTCCTACTAACAGTTCAGAAGTTTCTCGAG GGTTGGCTTTGTTCTGGCTTGCTGTTGCTACAAGTGTATCTATACTAATTTCTATCAACATTGGTGGTTCAAGTCTTTTCAATCCTTAA